CAGCCTTGGATTGGAGTTAAACACATTGGCATTGTGGTCGACGATCTAAAAAAGACCATTTCACGACTTGAAGACGCTGGTTACCCGCTTGATCACATGGGTGGCGAACACCCCTATCGTCAAAGTGCCTATTTTCAAGACAAGCATCATGTCCAGTTTGAGTTTGTCGAATATTTTTCTGAACTTGCCACTGAGCGCAATGACTATCAGTTATAGCTTTCGATTTGAGTCAACTTCAAAAGGAAGTGGGTTGTAATAAGTGGTTCTATACATAAGCAACCATGCCCACAAATGCAAAGCTGGGCTCAAACCCAGCTTTGTGACCCGCTTAATAATTAGACGATAGTGGCATAGAGTCAGCGCAGAACATGGCATAGGGTATAGCTATAACAACAATCAGCATGCCGAATGACTAAAGGTGATGCACTCTTTTTCCAAGAAAGGAATTCTTGCTATGACTACTCCGCTTCTGCGCCGCATTTCGATTCAACATCGACTGTTTCTGCTCATTGGACTCGTTTCCGTTGCTCTATTTATTCCACTCATTTTGGCACTGCTCGATTATCAGCAGTCATTAATGACCAACAAACAAAACAAGACCCAACACTTAGTGCAAACGGCTTATACCTTAGTGGAGCACTACCACCAGCAACACATCAAAGGAGAGATAAGTCTAGAACAAGCTAAGACAGGGGCAGCCAATGCCGTTCAAAGTCTTCGCTATGATGCCAATGATTACTTTTGGATCAACGATCTCACTCCCACCATGGTCATGCACCCAATGAAGCCAGCCCTCAATGGACAAGATCTTAGCCAAATTGCCGATCCCAACGGGAAGAAACTGTTTGTCGACATGGTTACCCTCGCTAAACAGCAGCAGTCAGGTCTGGTACATTACATGTGGCCAAAGCCAGGCTCTGAGTCTCCCGTCGAGAAAGTCTCATACATCAAACTATTTAAGCCCTGGGGCTGGGTAATTGGCTCAGGTGTTTATGTCGATGATGTGAATGCGCTCACTTGGCAAGCCATCCAAAAGGTATTGATGAGTGTCATTGCCGCTCTGGCTGTTATGTTGGCAATTGCCTATATCATTGGCCGCAGCATCATCAAACCATGCCGTGATACATTGGCGGCATTAGACGATATTGCCAGTGGCGATGGCGATTTGTCGCAGACCCTACCCGAAACCGGAAGTGATGAGCTGAGCCATATTGCGAAAGCGTTCAATCAATTCACCCACAAGCTCGAGAGCATCATTCGTGATATCAAGCCTGTCACCGAGGACATTACTCAAGCGGCCATCGCGCTAAATACCGTTGCTCAGCAAGGCGCAGCTCAATCAGAGCAACAGCAGCAAGCGGTCGATACTGTTGCCTCTGCGATGAATGAGCTTCATGCCAGTAACAGAGAAGTCGCGAATTCCGCCCAGCAGGCTGCTGAGGCCGCTCAGGAAGCGAGCTCTCAAGGTCAACACGGCGGTGAAGTGATTGAGCGTGCCACCTCACATATGCAGGCATTATCGATGCAGCTCACTGAAACGGACCAAAACATTCAGATGCTAGCAACAGAAACGCAGGAAGTGGGCTCTGTGCTTGAGGTCATTCGCGGCGTCGCCGAGCAAACCAATCTATTGGCACTCAACGCTGCTATAGAAGCCGCTCGAGCAGGTGAACAAGGGCGTGGATTTGCCGTAGTCGCGGACGAAGTAAGAACGCTTGCGACTCGAACTCAGAGCAGTACCGATGAGATTGAGCAGATCATTCAAAAGCTGCAAACCCAAGCGGCAGAGGTCAGCCAGTCAATGACGTTGACGCAACAGCAATCCACGGCAACTATCGAGCACACGGAACAAGCAAGACAAGCACTGCAGCAAATCGACCAACGCATCAGTGCCATTGCCTCTCTCAATGAGCTAATTGCCGCAGCGAGTTCTCAGCAAACCTTAGCGACCGATGAAATCAGTCAAAATCTGACGCAAATTGCCGATCATGGCAGCCAGTCGGCCAATGAGGCGAAAAAGCTGGCCGAAGCCAGTGAGCAATTGATGGAAAATGGCAACACTTTAAGTGTCGGTGTGGGCGCATTTAAAGTGCAATCGTAAGCCGCACTCAGTAATAAGGGAGGCAATGTCTCCCTTGTCTTCTCTTCGTCACGATTTTTCATCTGCGACTTCTAGAGCCGCGAGTATTGAGCAGTGGCTCGCGTCATGGTCATGTCCACAACAGGCATCATTGATCTTCTTAAGCGCGGCACGAATCCTGGTAAGTTCAGCGATTTTGTCATCAATGAGTTCAAGCTTGCTAGAGGTAATGGCTTTTACTTCAGAGCAGCTGTGCTCGGTGGCCTCAAGCTTAATTCCAAGCAGCTCTTTAATTTCATCTAAGCTCAGACCAACCTCTTTCGCCTTAAGAATAAAACGAACTTGCCTTTGACTCTCTTCATTATAAAGACGGTAACCCGAGTCACTGCGACCAACAGGAGCAATCAATTGGTTCTTTTCATAAAAACGCAACGTATCTGACGTCACCTTGCAGCGTTTTGCTAACTCACCTATTTGAAACATAACCGTTTAAATTAACCTCTTTGTTACAAAAGTGTTCTTTAGTAGGCTTTTTTGCACTTTTTTTGCCTATGCCAAACGATTGCGCGAGCTTTTTTGTAATAGATTGGTTAGAATACGCGCCATCGCCACCCCGGTGGTAAAAATACCAAGGGTATTTGCCCAACAGACGACTGGGTCGCCTCAATCATGAAAGAACCCGTCCTGTTTGGCAACTATCTTTAAATCCGCAGAGCAAACCAATCGTTTG
The Vibrio sp. CB1-14 DNA segment above includes these coding regions:
- a CDS encoding VOC family protein, translated to MKSYVEHANITVIDAEHSVGLLLAALPDWSIRGEGRTDDWFGKPMRWYHVGTEESYITIQDGGEGEAGTWQQPWIGVKHIGIVVDDLKKTISRLEDAGYPLDHMGGEHPYRQSAYFQDKHHVQFEFVEYFSELATERNDYQL
- a CDS encoding methyl-accepting chemotaxis protein yields the protein MTTPLLRRISIQHRLFLLIGLVSVALFIPLILALLDYQQSLMTNKQNKTQHLVQTAYTLVEHYHQQHIKGEISLEQAKTGAANAVQSLRYDANDYFWINDLTPTMVMHPMKPALNGQDLSQIADPNGKKLFVDMVTLAKQQQSGLVHYMWPKPGSESPVEKVSYIKLFKPWGWVIGSGVYVDDVNALTWQAIQKVLMSVIAALAVMLAIAYIIGRSIIKPCRDTLAALDDIASGDGDLSQTLPETGSDELSHIAKAFNQFTHKLESIIRDIKPVTEDITQAAIALNTVAQQGAAQSEQQQQAVDTVASAMNELHASNREVANSAQQAAEAAQEASSQGQHGGEVIERATSHMQALSMQLTETDQNIQMLATETQEVGSVLEVIRGVAEQTNLLALNAAIEAARAGEQGRGFAVVADEVRTLATRTQSSTDEIEQIIQKLQTQAAEVSQSMTLTQQQSTATIEHTEQARQALQQIDQRISAIASLNELIAAASSQQTLATDEISQNLTQIADHGSQSANEAKKLAEASEQLMENGNTLSVGVGAFKVQS
- the zntR gene encoding Zn(2+)-responsive transcriptional regulator, whose product is MFQIGELAKRCKVTSDTLRFYEKNQLIAPVGRSDSGYRLYNEESQRQVRFILKAKEVGLSLDEIKELLGIKLEATEHSCSEVKAITSSKLELIDDKIAELTRIRAALKKINDACCGHDHDASHCSILAALEVADEKS